A section of the Procambarus clarkii isolate CNS0578487 chromosome 68, FALCON_Pclarkii_2.0, whole genome shotgun sequence genome encodes:
- the LOC138355599 gene encoding autotransporter adhesin BpaC-like, protein MHTADVATADHQDVTADHQDVTADHQDVTADHQDVTADHQDVTADHQDVTADHQDVTADHQDVTADHQDVTADHQDVTSDHQDVTADHQDVTADHQDVTADHQDVTADHQNVTADHQDVTADHQDVTADHQDVTADHQDVTADHQDVTADHQDVTADHQDVTSDHQDVTADHQDVTADHQDVTADHQDVTADHQDVTADHQDVTADHQDVTADHQDVTADHQDVTADHQDVTADHQNVTTDHQDVTADHQNVTADHQDVTADHQDVTADHQDVTADHQNVTADHQDVTADHQDVTADHQDVTADHQNVTADHQDVTADHQDVTADHQDVTADQQDVTADHQDVTADHQDVTADHQDVTADHQDVTADHQDVTADHQDVTADHQDVTADHQDVTADHQWEPSPQDNHQDVTADHQDVTADQQDVTADHQDVTADHQDVTADHQDVTADHQDVTADHQDVTADQQDVTADHQDVTADHQDVTADHQDVTADQQDVTADHQDVTADHQDVTADHQDVTADQQDVTADHQDVTADHQDVTADHQDVTADHQDVTADQQDVTADHQDVTADHQDVTADHQDVTADHQDVTADHQDVTADHQDVTADHQDVTADHQDVTADHQDVTAGHQDVTAGHQDVTAGHQDVTADPVANANVHRIAVGYAMMMLSLSFLPPQNDRLNEPVVVLTEEVNAATSSHLSRDRQVETQDVERRDLCSGF, encoded by the exons ATGCACACTGCTGATGTTGCTACTGCTGATCATCAGGATGTTACTGCTGATCATCAGGATGTTACTGCTGATCATCAGGATGTTACTGCTGATCATCAGGATGTTACTGCTGATCATCAGGATGTTACTGCTGATCATCAGGATGTTACTGCTGATCATCAGGATGTTACTGCTGATCACCAGGATGTTACTGCTGATCACCAGGATGTTACTGCTGATCACCAGGATGTTACTTCTGATCACCAGGATGTTACTGCTGATCATCAGGATGTTACTGCTGATCATCAGGATGTTACTGCTGATCATCAGGATGTTACTGCTGATCATCAGAATGTTACTGCTGATCATCAGGATGTTACTGCTGATCATCAGGATGTTACTGCTGATCACCAGGATGTTACTGCTGATCACCAGGATGTTACTGCTGATCACCAGGATGTTACTGCTGATCACCAGGATGTTACTGCTGATCACCAGGATGTTACTTCTGATCACCAGGATGTTACTGCTGATCATCAGGATGTTACTGCTGATCATCAGGATGTTACTGCTGATCACCAGGATGTTACTGCTGATCACCAGGATGTTACTGCTGATCACCAGGATGTTACTGCTGATCACCAGGATGTTACTGCTGATCACCAGGATGTTACTGCTGATCACCAGGATGTTACTGCTGATCATCAGGATGTTACTGCTGATCATCAGAATGTTACTACTGATCATCAGGATGTTACTGCTGATCATCAGAATGTTACTGCTGATCATCAGGATGTTACTGCTGATCATCAGGATGTTACTGCTGATCATCAGGATGTTACTGCTGATCATCAGAATGTTACTGCTGATCATCAGGATGTTACTGCTGATCATCAGGATGTTACTGCTGATCATCAGGATGTTACTGCTGATCATCAGAATGTTACTGCTGATCATCAGGATGTTACTGCTGATCATCAGGATGTTACTGCTGATCATCAGGATGTTACTGCTGATCAGCAGGATGTTACTGCTGATCATCAGGATGTTACTGCTGATCATCAGGATGTTACTGCTGATCATCAGGATGTTACTGCTGATCATCAGGATGTTACTGCTGATCATCAGGATGTTACTGCTGATCATCAGGATGTTACTGCTGATCATCAGGATGTTACTGCTGATCATCAGGATGTTACTGCTGATCaccaatgggagccg tctcctcaagataaccaccaggaTGTTACTGCTGATCATCAGGATGTTACTGCTGATCAGCAGGATGTTACTGCTGATCACCAGGATGTTACTGCTGATCACCAGGATGTTACTGCTGATCATCAGGATGTTACTGCTGATCATCAGGATGTTACTGCTGATCATCAGGATGTTACTGCTGATCAGCAGGATGTTACTGCTGATCATCAGGATGTTACTGCTGATCATCAGGATGTTACTGCTGATCATCAGGATGTTACTGCTGATCAGCAGGATGTTACTGCTGATCATCAGGATGTTACTGCTGATCATCAGGATGTTACTGCTGATCATCAGGATGTTACTGCTGATCAGCAGGATGTTACTGCTGATCATCAGGATGTTACTGCTGATCATCAGGATGTTACTGCTGATCACCAGGATGTTACTGCTGATCATCAGGATGTTACTGCTGATCAGCAGGATGTTACTGCTGATCATCAGGATGTTACTGCTGATCACCAGGATGTTACTGCTGATCACCAGGATGTTACTGCTGATCATCAGGATGTTACTGCTGATCATCAGGATGTTACTGCTGATCATCAGGATGTTACTGCTGATCACCAGGATGTTACTGCTGATCATCAGGATGTTACTGCTGATCATCAGGATGTTACTGCTGGTCATCAGGATGTTACTGCTGGTCACCAGGATGTTACTGCTGGTCATCAGGATGTTACTGCTGATCCTGTTGCTAACGCAAATGTTCATAGAATTGCTGTTGGTTATGCAATGATGATGTTGAGCCTGTCGTTCTTGCCGCCGCAGAACGACAGGCTCAACGAACCCGTCGTTGTTCTAACTGAAGAAGTAAACGCAGCAACATCGAGTCATTTATCAAGAGACCGacaggtggag ACACAAGACGTGGAACGGAGAGATCTTTGTAGTGGGTTTTAA